One Alligator mississippiensis isolate rAllMis1 chromosome 1, rAllMis1, whole genome shotgun sequence genomic window carries:
- the VEGFA gene encoding vascular endothelial growth factor A, long form isoform X1 — protein sequence MNFLLAWIHWGLPALLYLHHAELSQAAPTLGDGERKPNEVIKFLDVYERSYCRTIETLVDIFQEYPDEVEYIFKPSCVPLMRCAGCCGDEGLECVPGEVHNVTMEIMRIKPHQSQHIAYMSFLQHSKCECRPKKDVKAKQEKKSKRGKGKGQKRKRKKGRYKPHSFHCEPCSERRKHLFVQDPQTCKCSCKNTDSRCKSRQLELNERTCRCDKPRR from the exons ATGAACTTTCTGCTCGCTTGGATCCACTGGGGGCTGCCGGCGCTGCTCTATCTGCACCACGCGGAG TTGTCGCAGGCAGCTCCGAccctgggggatggggagaggaaacCCAATGAAG ttATCAAGTTCTTGGACGTTTATGAGCGCAGCTACTGCAGGACAATCGAGACCCTGGTGGACATATTTCAGGAGTACCCAGATGAGGTGGAGTACATCTTCAAGCCATCCTGTGTACCCTTGATGAGGTGTGCGGGCTGCTGCGGTGATGAGGGTCTAGAGTGTGTCCCCGGAGAAGTGCACAACGTCACCATGGAG atCATGAGAATTAAACCCCATCAGAGTCAACACATAGCATACATGAGCTTCTTACAGCACAGTAAATGTGAATGCAG ACCAAAGAAAGATGTCAAAGCTAAGCAAGAAAA aAAATCAAAGCGAGGAAAGGGGAAGGGTCAAAAGAGAAAGCGCAAGAAAGGCCGGTACAAACCACACAGCTT TCACTGTGAGCCTTGCTCAGAGAGGAGAAAGCACTTGTTTGTACAAGATCCCCAGACCTGTAAATGTTCCTGCAAAAACACAGATTCACGTTGCAAATCGAGGCAGCTTGAGTTAAACGAGCGCACTTGCAG ATGTGACAAGCCGAGACGGTGA
- the VEGFA gene encoding vascular endothelial growth factor A, long form isoform X2, which translates to MNFLLAWIHWGLPALLYLHHAELSQAAPTLGDGERKPNEVIKFLDVYERSYCRTIETLVDIFQEYPDEVEYIFKPSCVPLMRCAGCCGDEGLECVPGEVHNVTMEIMRIKPHQSQHIAYMSFLQHSKCECRPKKDVKAKQENHCEPCSERRKHLFVQDPQTCKCSCKNTDSRCKSRQLELNERTCRCDKPRR; encoded by the exons ATGAACTTTCTGCTCGCTTGGATCCACTGGGGGCTGCCGGCGCTGCTCTATCTGCACCACGCGGAG TTGTCGCAGGCAGCTCCGAccctgggggatggggagaggaaacCCAATGAAG ttATCAAGTTCTTGGACGTTTATGAGCGCAGCTACTGCAGGACAATCGAGACCCTGGTGGACATATTTCAGGAGTACCCAGATGAGGTGGAGTACATCTTCAAGCCATCCTGTGTACCCTTGATGAGGTGTGCGGGCTGCTGCGGTGATGAGGGTCTAGAGTGTGTCCCCGGAGAAGTGCACAACGTCACCATGGAG atCATGAGAATTAAACCCCATCAGAGTCAACACATAGCATACATGAGCTTCTTACAGCACAGTAAATGTGAATGCAG ACCAAAGAAAGATGTCAAAGCTAAGCAAGAAAA TCACTGTGAGCCTTGCTCAGAGAGGAGAAAGCACTTGTTTGTACAAGATCCCCAGACCTGTAAATGTTCCTGCAAAAACACAGATTCACGTTGCAAATCGAGGCAGCTTGAGTTAAACGAGCGCACTTGCAG ATGTGACAAGCCGAGACGGTGA
- the VEGFA gene encoding vascular endothelial growth factor A, long form isoform X4, with protein MNFLLAWIHWGLPALLYLHHAELSQAAPTLGDGERKPNEVIKFLDVYERSYCRTIETLVDIFQEYPDEVEYIFKPSCVPLMRCAGCCGDEGLECVPGEVHNVTMEIMRIKPHQSQHIAYMSFLQHSKCECRPKKDVKAKQEKCDKPRR; from the exons ATGAACTTTCTGCTCGCTTGGATCCACTGGGGGCTGCCGGCGCTGCTCTATCTGCACCACGCGGAG TTGTCGCAGGCAGCTCCGAccctgggggatggggagaggaaacCCAATGAAG ttATCAAGTTCTTGGACGTTTATGAGCGCAGCTACTGCAGGACAATCGAGACCCTGGTGGACATATTTCAGGAGTACCCAGATGAGGTGGAGTACATCTTCAAGCCATCCTGTGTACCCTTGATGAGGTGTGCGGGCTGCTGCGGTGATGAGGGTCTAGAGTGTGTCCCCGGAGAAGTGCACAACGTCACCATGGAG atCATGAGAATTAAACCCCATCAGAGTCAACACATAGCATACATGAGCTTCTTACAGCACAGTAAATGTGAATGCAG ACCAAAGAAAGATGTCAAAGCTAAGCAAGAAAA ATGTGACAAGCCGAGACGGTGA
- the VEGFA gene encoding vascular endothelial growth factor A, long form isoform X3 encodes MNFLLAWIHWGLPALLYLHHAELSQAAPTLGDGERKPNEVIKFLDVYERSYCRTIETLVDIFQEYPDEVEYIFKPSCVPLMRCAGCCGDEGLECVPGEVHNVTMEIMRIKPHQSQHIAYMSFLQHSKCECRPKKDVKAKQEKKSKRGKGKGQKRKRKKGRYKPHSLCDKPRR; translated from the exons ATGAACTTTCTGCTCGCTTGGATCCACTGGGGGCTGCCGGCGCTGCTCTATCTGCACCACGCGGAG TTGTCGCAGGCAGCTCCGAccctgggggatggggagaggaaacCCAATGAAG ttATCAAGTTCTTGGACGTTTATGAGCGCAGCTACTGCAGGACAATCGAGACCCTGGTGGACATATTTCAGGAGTACCCAGATGAGGTGGAGTACATCTTCAAGCCATCCTGTGTACCCTTGATGAGGTGTGCGGGCTGCTGCGGTGATGAGGGTCTAGAGTGTGTCCCCGGAGAAGTGCACAACGTCACCATGGAG atCATGAGAATTAAACCCCATCAGAGTCAACACATAGCATACATGAGCTTCTTACAGCACAGTAAATGTGAATGCAG ACCAAAGAAAGATGTCAAAGCTAAGCAAGAAAA aAAATCAAAGCGAGGAAAGGGGAAGGGTCAAAAGAGAAAGCGCAAGAAAGGCCGGTACAAACCACACAGCTT ATGTGACAAGCCGAGACGGTGA